From the genome of Novipirellula aureliae, one region includes:
- a CDS encoding glycosyl hydrolase family 95 catalytic domain-containing protein, giving the protein MRILIGFAFILTSAIFQSAEAVEMDVNWERFLARHDLVWTELPTAWHDGPFLGNGMLGSMIHQMDDHTLRISLGRADMEEHQPQGTAFIKNSRLPNGYFTLKTVGKMTGFAGRLDLYHAETRVQVKTELGTIDIRGLVHSNEMVIFYDLEPSDGEKAFQLDFVPLKAISPARLQAELAIKEQGNRAPSSRLGWAQSPYKYNPDPTLTKLDGFSVSKQPLTCGGENGTAWIVKERSKGRKELFISIEHSYPEATATADAVAHLKAIENEPLDQFVARHRKWWHEYYPQSFISIDDTRMESFYWIQVYKFGSGARKGRAFMDTMGPWMVENTAWANGWFNLNTQLSYWFLSTANRLEVAESLFSKLDEKLPQLIKNMPPECEGKCAGISAITPQTFISPVGRVGGGYTGELLWTCHDYWLMLQRTMDAQRSTEKFFPLLKATVNTYLYLMKEGNDGKIHLPNTKNPEYGNGEDCNFNLALFRWGCKTLVYIDERYGINDPLLPTWKDVLERLVDYPVDETGFMIAKGYPFAKSHRHYSHLMMIYPLIEVSWDQPENRELIKKSVDHWINYPGTGNAGYSFSGAAAMYALMENGEEAARYLDIFMRMQELFPQSPGKIWCTTMYTETGRIQPVTETPLSLCDSMQLMLLQSRGDKTLVFPAVPASWKNVSFAGLLAAGGFEVSAKRANGKTAFVCIKSKAGEPCLLQTDIQLKRVEGIPESAVQQVEEGLFKIDMKKGDQVTFFADGEVSASVSPVKAEPEDSNTFGLNERYNREG; this is encoded by the coding sequence ATGAGAATACTAATTGGTTTCGCATTCATTTTGACTTCCGCTATTTTCCAAAGCGCGGAAGCTGTAGAAATGGATGTGAACTGGGAACGCTTTTTAGCTCGTCATGACCTGGTCTGGACGGAGCTTCCAACCGCTTGGCATGACGGCCCGTTTCTCGGCAACGGCATGCTTGGCTCAATGATTCATCAGATGGATGATCATACGCTGCGAATTAGTCTCGGTCGCGCGGATATGGAAGAGCATCAGCCGCAAGGAACGGCCTTCATTAAAAACTCCCGCTTGCCGAACGGATATTTTACGCTGAAAACCGTCGGTAAAATGACGGGGTTTGCAGGCCGACTGGATCTTTATCATGCGGAAACCCGAGTGCAGGTAAAAACGGAGCTGGGAACCATTGACATTCGTGGGCTGGTTCACAGCAATGAGATGGTGATCTTCTATGATCTTGAGCCGTCTGATGGTGAGAAGGCATTCCAGCTGGATTTTGTTCCTCTCAAAGCCATCTCGCCGGCGCGTCTGCAGGCGGAGCTTGCCATCAAGGAACAGGGCAATCGAGCGCCGAGCAGCCGACTTGGGTGGGCGCAATCACCGTATAAATACAACCCCGACCCAACGCTAACCAAGCTGGACGGATTTTCCGTTTCCAAACAACCGCTGACCTGCGGCGGGGAGAACGGAACGGCATGGATCGTTAAAGAGCGGTCGAAGGGTCGCAAAGAGCTGTTCATTTCCATTGAACACAGCTACCCAGAGGCTACGGCTACGGCCGATGCGGTCGCCCATCTGAAGGCCATTGAAAATGAGCCGCTTGATCAGTTTGTTGCCAGGCATCGGAAATGGTGGCACGAGTATTATCCGCAGAGTTTCATCAGCATTGATGATACTCGCATGGAAAGCTTTTACTGGATCCAGGTTTACAAGTTTGGCTCTGGCGCGCGCAAAGGGCGGGCGTTCATGGATACCATGGGTCCCTGGATGGTAGAAAATACGGCTTGGGCAAATGGCTGGTTCAATCTGAATACACAGCTGTCCTACTGGTTCCTCTCAACCGCCAATCGGCTGGAAGTGGCGGAGAGCCTCTTTAGCAAACTCGATGAAAAGCTTCCCCAGCTGATCAAAAATATGCCGCCAGAGTGCGAAGGCAAGTGCGCTGGAATTAGTGCGATTACGCCGCAGACCTTTATCAGCCCAGTTGGCCGAGTTGGCGGCGGATATACCGGTGAGCTGCTGTGGACCTGCCATGATTACTGGCTCATGCTCCAACGCACCATGGATGCTCAGCGCAGCACCGAAAAGTTCTTCCCCTTGCTGAAGGCGACCGTCAATACCTATCTCTATTTGATGAAAGAGGGGAACGATGGAAAGATTCATCTGCCCAACACGAAAAATCCCGAATATGGCAACGGTGAGGACTGCAATTTCAATCTGGCACTATTCCGTTGGGGCTGTAAAACGCTCGTATACATCGATGAGCGATATGGCATCAATGATCCGCTGTTACCAACGTGGAAGGATGTCCTTGAACGTCTAGTGGATTATCCAGTCGATGAAACCGGATTTATGATCGCCAAGGGTTATCCCTTCGCGAAATCCCATCGCCATTACTCGCACCTGATGATGATCTATCCGTTGATCGAGGTAAGCTGGGATCAGCCCGAGAATCGTGAGCTGATCAAAAAATCGGTAGACCACTGGATCAATTATCCTGGCACTGGCAATGCGGGCTATTCGTTCAGCGGTGCGGCAGCGATGTATGCATTGATGGAGAACGGCGAAGAAGCGGCGCGGTATCTGGATATATTTATGCGAATGCAGGAGCTGTTCCCGCAGAGCCCAGGGAAGATCTGGTGTACGACCATGTACACGGAAACCGGGCGCATTCAGCCGGTCACGGAAACGCCGCTTTCGCTCTGCGATTCGATGCAGCTGATGCTGTTGCAAAGCAGAGGAGATAAAACCCTGGTGTTCCCGGCGGTTCCCGCGTCATGGAAGAACGTCAGCTTTGCCGGACTCTTGGCAGCCGGCGGCTTTGAGGTCAGCGCGAAGCGTGCGAACGGCAAAACCGCGTTTGTCTGTATCAAGAGTAAGGCAGGTGAGCCGTGTCTGCTGCAGACCGATATCCAACTCAAGCGTGTTGAAGGCATTCCCGAATCAGCCGTTCAACAGGTGGAAGAGGGCCTGTTCAAAATTGACATGAAGAAAGGAGATCAGGTGACCTTCTTTGCGGACGGAGAGGTGAGCGCATCCGTCAGCCCGGTCAAGGCCGAGCCGGAAGACAGCAATACTTTTGGCTTGAACGAGCGATATAACCGAGAAGGCTGA
- a CDS encoding glycosyl hydrolase family 28 protein, protein MMKVKIAMVKPFVAVMAGLFVGAASLSGAQTDTVETMSPPEIWEGYDPRAEPLDEEVLKTWEQDGVRYKEVYFNGEQFDGEYVRIYGMYAAPIGGKNLPALVHLHGGGQTVNESWLKTLTSRGYAVMTFNWGGEWPNRQRYTLWNGVENGDHKNRTRREVTLPTPRSDSYYLWTQASMRAVTYLERQPEVNPDKIGAYGISMGGSMMWNIAFDSRIEAGCAIYGTGWNTYTYEDTRYSVGMPEHQPSANDLRWRASLAPEASAPYVKFPMLFLSSTNDRHGYMDRAEQTLDLIPAGVPRAWALTPRLRHHIGLDFVHDLPAWFDVHLKGEGVWPDNPETAMTLGQNAVPQFTVNPANKQDVVKVEVFYGLETPFAVNRHWRNATVRESGGRYIATTPVMNAAEYLFAFANIFYKSGVVISSPLEAVIPSTMGAAATIKEPSRVFYDGQEGVGSWTRNSTGTDPIPGRIDKRLMAAVGPEGKPGFSADRVNPFTYAPSDPEFRAPKGASLQFDIKTETGEEFAVKLHKNYWVADFQTYSCKVDLDADRGWQTVTLPSSRFQNDKGGASLGDTINEVGGLELSPQNRKWQDTKVIFRNFRWVGGEYVPHVHAYRKKDAELVAGVTSSDDADHLQDHEAVKSNDGNASHSVDALRKEDDEFSNLRRVKEESVFNIKTYGAIGDGVAVSTESVQKAIDACHAAGGGVVWVPTGEYVIGTIRLKSNITLTLDHGASLLGSQDFADYATDLTKPREGWAQCLIYAEDATHITIEGLGVIDGRGTREAFPWGKGPSPRLMRMENCDHLKFSGVTYRRSAFWGLHLVDCRNVHFDAVTIFSRENNRGNDGIDMDGCENVLVENCDINSGDDAICLKSSLNPCRNIVVRNCKVSSGTAPLKFGASSYGGFIDVRVTNCYFYDSPSGAIKLELVDGGRLENVAISRIVMEDVGNPIFIRLGSRGRTYDKSPKGDERVRAEVGSVKNIRISDVVAEVTMENKTKAISDLTDREKSKAGPIMITGIPGHMIEDVVLENIKISYPGYGSEEEAKRVVPEDEDRYPEQFFFGVLPAWGAYIRHAKNVEFNNVELTLRGEDARQKIVLDDVISFNEIN, encoded by the coding sequence ATGATGAAAGTCAAGATAGCAATGGTGAAGCCATTTGTTGCCGTGATGGCTGGGTTGTTCGTAGGGGCAGCCTCTTTATCAGGGGCACAGACGGATACGGTGGAGACGATGTCGCCGCCCGAGATCTGGGAGGGCTATGATCCTCGCGCGGAGCCGCTTGATGAGGAGGTCCTGAAGACCTGGGAGCAAGACGGGGTTCGCTATAAAGAGGTTTATTTTAACGGCGAGCAGTTTGACGGCGAGTATGTGCGGATTTACGGGATGTATGCGGCCCCCATCGGCGGCAAAAACCTGCCCGCTTTGGTTCACCTCCACGGAGGTGGGCAGACGGTTAATGAAAGCTGGCTCAAAACGCTGACCAGTCGCGGGTATGCAGTGATGACATTTAACTGGGGCGGTGAGTGGCCAAACCGGCAACGCTATACGTTATGGAATGGGGTCGAGAATGGTGACCATAAGAACCGAACACGACGCGAGGTGACCCTCCCCACCCCACGGAGCGACTCCTACTATCTGTGGACGCAGGCTTCGATGCGGGCGGTGACCTATCTGGAGCGACAGCCGGAGGTGAATCCGGACAAGATCGGGGCCTACGGCATCTCCATGGGCGGCTCGATGATGTGGAATATTGCCTTTGACTCGCGCATTGAGGCGGGTTGCGCGATCTATGGCACCGGGTGGAATACTTATACCTATGAAGATACAAGATATTCGGTCGGGATGCCGGAACATCAGCCCAGTGCAAATGATCTGCGCTGGCGTGCGTCGCTGGCTCCGGAGGCGTCGGCTCCCTATGTGAAGTTTCCCATGTTGTTTTTGAGCTCCACCAACGACCGTCACGGCTATATGGATCGTGCGGAGCAAACATTGGATTTGATTCCGGCAGGCGTGCCCAGGGCGTGGGCACTGACGCCGCGTTTACGCCATCATATCGGTTTGGATTTTGTCCATGACCTGCCTGCCTGGTTTGATGTGCACCTAAAGGGTGAGGGCGTCTGGCCGGACAATCCGGAAACGGCCATGACATTGGGGCAAAATGCGGTTCCTCAGTTTACGGTGAATCCGGCGAATAAGCAGGATGTGGTGAAGGTAGAGGTGTTCTACGGACTTGAAACGCCCTTCGCCGTTAATCGGCACTGGCGTAATGCAACGGTGCGTGAGTCCGGAGGCCGGTATATCGCAACGACCCCCGTGATGAACGCGGCCGAATATCTGTTTGCATTTGCGAATATCTTTTATAAATCGGGCGTCGTCATTTCGAGTCCGCTGGAAGCCGTGATCCCATCAACCATGGGTGCGGCGGCAACGATTAAGGAGCCCTCCCGTGTTTTCTACGACGGTCAGGAGGGGGTAGGAAGCTGGACGCGAAACTCGACCGGCACCGATCCAATTCCCGGACGAATCGATAAGCGGCTCATGGCGGCGGTGGGGCCAGAAGGCAAGCCTGGATTTTCTGCCGATCGCGTGAACCCTTTTACCTACGCGCCCAGTGATCCTGAGTTTCGCGCCCCCAAAGGGGCTTCGCTGCAGTTCGATATCAAAACAGAGACCGGCGAGGAATTTGCCGTGAAGTTGCACAAGAACTATTGGGTGGCTGACTTTCAGACCTATTCTTGCAAGGTTGACTTGGATGCGGATCGTGGATGGCAGACGGTGACCTTGCCGTCGTCCCGCTTTCAGAATGACAAAGGCGGCGCGTCGCTTGGTGACACGATCAATGAGGTGGGGGGACTGGAACTGTCACCGCAGAACAGAAAGTGGCAGGACACGAAGGTGATCTTTCGCAACTTCCGTTGGGTCGGGGGCGAGTACGTGCCTCATGTGCATGCGTATCGAAAGAAGGATGCCGAGTTAGTCGCAGGCGTAACCTCCAGCGATGACGCGGATCATTTACAGGATCATGAAGCCGTGAAATCAAACGATGGCAACGCGTCACACTCTGTAGACGCGTTGCGGAAGGAGGATGATGAATTCAGCAACTTGCGGAGGGTTAAAGAGGAGAGCGTTTTTAACATTAAAACCTACGGTGCCATTGGTGATGGGGTTGCCGTGAGTACGGAATCGGTTCAGAAGGCCATTGATGCCTGTCATGCTGCAGGAGGGGGAGTGGTTTGGGTTCCTACAGGCGAATACGTGATCGGCACGATCAGATTGAAAAGCAACATCACTCTCACCCTCGATCATGGAGCGAGCTTGCTGGGCAGTCAGGATTTTGCGGACTACGCCACCGATCTTACGAAACCCAGAGAAGGATGGGCTCAGTGTCTTATCTATGCCGAAGATGCTACTCACATAACGATAGAGGGGCTTGGGGTCATAGACGGCCGGGGAACGCGAGAAGCGTTTCCCTGGGGGAAAGGACCAAGTCCTCGACTGATGCGGATGGAAAACTGTGATCATCTTAAGTTTTCCGGTGTTACCTATCGAAGATCAGCGTTTTGGGGACTTCACTTAGTCGACTGTCGAAATGTTCATTTTGATGCGGTCACGATCTTCTCCAGAGAGAACAATCGCGGTAATGATGGCATCGATATGGATGGCTGCGAAAACGTATTGGTTGAAAATTGTGACATCAATTCTGGGGATGATGCCATTTGCCTAAAGAGTTCACTCAACCCTTGTAGAAACATTGTCGTCAGAAACTGTAAGGTATCGAGTGGTACCGCTCCTCTGAAATTTGGCGCCTCTTCATATGGTGGGTTCATCGATGTCCGTGTCACCAACTGTTACTTTTACGACAGTCCCTCGGGGGCCATTAAACTCGAATTGGTCGATGGCGGACGCCTAGAGAATGTAGCCATCTCCCGAATCGTTATGGAGGATGTGGGCAATCCAATTTTCATTCGCTTGGGCAGTCGAGGCCGCACGTACGACAAATCTCCTAAAGGTGACGAACGCGTTAGGGCAGAGGTGGGGTCGGTGAAGAATATCCGCATCAGCGACGTGGTGGCGGAAGTGACCATGGAAAACAAGACGAAAGCGATCTCCGACCTGACCGACAGAGAGAAGAGCAAGGCCGGTCCCATCATGATCACAGGCATTCCTGGCCACATGATTGAGGACGTTGTCCTCGAGAATATTAAAATCTCCTATCCGGGTTATGGTAGCGAAGAAGAAGCGAAGCGAGTTGTACCAGAGGATGAAGATCGCTATCCGGAGCAATTTTTCTTTGGAGTGCTACCGGCTTGGGGTGCCTATATCCGTCATGCCAAAAATGTCGAGTTCAACAACGTCGAGTTAACGCTCCGCGGCGAGGACGCGCGCCAGAAAATCGTATTGGATGATGTAATTTCATTCAATGAAATCAACTGA